ttcattttagcattcaattttcattcgtaatgcttgttgtggcttgattaCCCATGAGTTGATTTGGGGGATGTATTAGGATATATGACTTAAACCTAGAACTAAAATTGAACACCTAATGAAGCTTGTATCTAGGGATAGTACATGATTCATTAGTAATACTAAGACTCTTGAGCTTAATGCGTGGTTGCTTGTTAAGGATTTAAGGAATTGGAACTTGATGAGTTATTATATGTTCAAAGTCACTAGGGATAGGATTTTAGTATAATTGTGAGTTGATTTTtacaagaatatgaaatgaGACAATTATTAATGCATGATAATGAAATGGATGAACTCTAGTATTAACAAATTGTAAAACTAAtctattttacattttcttgcatactaattatttgatgaaaataccaaaaagagtttcttatGTTTTTTGTGAACTTTGTGGTCTAATTGAGTTATTGAGTTTAAGAGTTGTCAAGTGTTGTACAAGTTCCTTGGAAgagaattatataaatacatattactTGGTACACTATGATCAATGTACTTGTCGTTGGTTTTGCAACCAACAATAAACAACCACCTTGATATAAAAAGTTGATGTTGGCCTAGAAATGTTGTTTCTAATAAGTGAGATCTTAATATTTTGTCTAACTATTTAACACAAGCATTCTAAAAAGCATAAGTGTGACAAATTACCTTGATGCTATATGTGAtacaattgatttatttatttatttgtgtttcaAATCCTTAGTATTCATCATAGGTGATCTCTTCTTACTTTTTTTGTTGAGCATTTAGGTGTATTGTAGTTGTAATATGAACAtttccaaataataaaaataaggtttaattatCCTTAGTTTCGCTGCAGTGTGTCAAGTTGGtcataccttttaaaaaagtttcaattttgttgACACTAGTATAATTTGCCTCAATCAAACCTCTCCTCTCCAACGCATCATACCATCTCTTTGTTAATGCTATCTTCAATATATCCTTACATGAATATTGCtttttaatagttatattttcACTCACAATGTTTTTTGGATTCTTTATTTGCAATCGATATAACAAGAGTTGACAGAAGTGATAAAATCATCCGTTAACTTTACTTATGAAAATATCAtggatatttaaaattaattagagTGAACgaacaattatttttgtgaaataaaaaaaaaggagtatATTCTTTATTGAATAGAATTAATTGATATTCTTaatcttatttatagttttattttgataatacataatgcattcaataatataaaaattatccaAGTATTAAGTagtgtgttatttttttttcgaaataaTGTTTCTCATTAgatattagacattttaaagaaataaaatcaaaatatcaacATCGAACATCAAAATCTTTAAGATGATGGTTGAAagatttaatatgtattttctATATAGTTGTAGcatgtaagaaaaattaaataaatgtactCGTTGTGAATTTGACAAATAGTTttggaaacaaaataatattatcaaaatataaatatataatcatcACTGGTAGAATAAAAATAGTGATTTAATTAAATGACGTatccattaataaaataagagcAATATTGAGATTATTGGAGTGTGAGCATTTTGCAGAAGGCAAGATGAAGTGTTTGAAAAGGATCGCAAAGCACCCTACGATTTCACTGCTAATTTCATGCACGACATTGAAAGAGGTGAAGCAAATACATGGTCAGTTGGTGGTTAAGGGTACCCTCAACAAACCCCATTTCCATGGCCAATTTGTTGCCACCATAGCCCTTCATAACACAACCAATCTTCTTCAATATGCCAACAAGATTCTCCATTCCCAACAATCCAACCCCACACTCTTCACTCTCAACTCCATGATCAGAGCCTACTCCAAAAGCTCCACTCCCTCCAAAAGCTTCCACTTTTACACCTACATTCTTCACTCTAATACCCTCTCCCCTGACAACTACACCTTCACCTTCCTGCTCCGCACCTGTGCCCAACTCCACCTGCACTTCACTGGCTTGTGTGTTCATGCTGCACTCATAAAGTACGGCTTTGAGCACGACCCACATGTGCAAACCGGCTTGGTTTTCATGTATGCTGAACTGGGTTGCCTCAGTTCGTGTTACGGTGTGTTTGAAGGGGTTGCTGAGCCGGACTTGGTTTCTCAAACCGCCATGTTGCATGCTTGTGCCAAGTGTGGTGACGTAGACTTTGCGAGAaagttgtttgatgaaatgcctgAGAGAGATTATGTTGCGTGGAACGCGATGATTGCGGGGTATGCGCAGAGTGGAAAGCCCATAGAGGCTTTGGATATGTTTCGTTTGATGCAATTGGAGGGTGTGAAACTTAATGAGGTGTCtatggttttggttttgtttgcGTGTACCCAATTGGGTGCATTGGATCAGGGGAGATGGGTGCATGCATATGTGGAGAGGTATAAGGTTGGGATGACAGTGACACTGGGAACTGCACTACTTGACATGTATGCAAAATGTGGGAACATTGATAAGGCAATGGAGGTTTTTTGGGGAATGAAGGAGAGGAATGTTTACACTTGGAGTAGTGCAATAGGTGGGTTGGCCATGAATGGTCTTGGTGAGGAGAGTTTAGATCTTTTTTATACTATGAAACGAGAGGGAGTTCAGCCGAATGGAGTCACCTTCATTTCTGTCTTGAAAGGGTGCAGTGTGGTTGGATTGGTGGAGGAAGGTCGAAAGCATTTTGACGCAATGAGGAGTGTTTATGGAATTGACCCCCAGCTTGAGCATTATGGCCTGATGGTTGATATCTATGGTAGAGCAGGGCGTGTAGAGGAAGCTTTGAACTTCATCAATTGCATGCCAATGAAGCCTCATGTTGGTGCATGGAGTGCTTTGCTTCATGCTTGTAGAGTGTGTAAAAACAAGGAACTGGGTGAGGTTGCACTGAAAAAGATAGTGGAACTAGAAGACAAAAACGATAGTGCTTATGTCCTTTTGTCAAATATATATGCTGAGTATAAGAATTGGGAAAGGGTGAGTAGTTTGAGGCAGACCATGAAGGCTAAGGGTGTGAGGAAGCTCCCTGGTTGTAGTGTCATAGAAGCTGATGGTGAAGTTCATGAGTTCATTGTTGGGGACAAGTCTCACCCAAGATATGGTGAGATTGAATTGAAACTAGAAGAAATCTCTAGGTGTTTAAGCGTAGCAGGATATGTGGCTGACACTAACCCTGTGCTTTTTGATatagaagaagaggagaaggaGGATGCTTTGAGTAAACATAGCGAGAAGATAGCCATTGCTTTTGGGTTAATTAGTTTGAAGGATGTTCCCATTAGGGTTGTTATGAACCTGAGGATTTGCTGGGATTGCCATAATGTAGCAAAGATGATATCCAAAATTTTTAACAGGGAAATTATTATCAGGGACAGAAACAGGTTTCATCACTTTAAGCAAGGCGAATGCTCTTGTAAAGATTATTGGTAAACGAATCAGCATTaacaatgattttgttttcttcaaacaTGTTACTTCTTTTTAGTATGTGTAAAGAATGTTCAATTGCATTTGATATCTTATACAATTTTCACGCCAGAGGATATTTACATCACAGCTTTAGTTGGGGAAAATAACTCATACTTTTGCTGgtaaaaagggaaagaaaaaaaaataaagttaattttttaaaatagggaagaaattaaaaatatattgacaatttaaaaatttcaaaaattgaaacataaatgaaCTTTGGCATGTATTATATTTGAAAGGATACACTgccaaaaattatatttaaaaaggcTCCAATTGGTCTCTTAACAATCAACCAAAGGCagctttttttttctacacTCCATCACATTTCTTCTTGCACCCCATTCCGGATTTTATTTTCTAGAATACATTAAATCAATTCCGTAAAACTTTTTCCTAAAGAAACTCATCAGAATCCTATCCTGGATAAAAATTTCCCGAAGTTTGATGGGGTGTAAGAAGAGATTTGATGGGATGTAAGAAGAAGCTGCCTCCGCCAAACACAACCTGTTCAAGACTTGTAACTGCACTCCCATCTACATTTAGTTCACTTTGGGTCTTTGCAAAGTCTATATCAGTCTTAAAATATGGCTAGTTTGAaacgatttttatttttcattttcaaaatttattttaacacggattttccatattttctttccaaaaagtAACATGATCttcattgataattttttgattaaaataatatatttaaattaaacatatttttaatatataacttaatgcataattattagaatttgtTCTTCATGCATCACAAGATATAGAATGACAAGTTTTTCTTCCTCCACACGCATATTGTGAATGATAAAACTATGAAATTTAGTTACCAATAATACTAACTATGTCTGTGTTCTAAAAAAGAAAGtattagaaattatatatggattgaACACGGTTTATATATGAgatattaacatatattaattgtttagattacaaaattaaaaaatgtactttatttattatgacAATACCATCCACTTCAaacaaaaagtacaaaaaaaaaaaattgctactATTTTTTCTTGGATTTAAAGTTCCATATTTGGACGTATAAAACAAGTAACCAAAAGTAAAACcgatatagaatattttttattcttttaaagttaattttattcgataaattttttcatttatattccATTGTAATAACATACAAAAGAGTTATCACCCAcaaatgaatgaaagaaaaaattttcaaaaagaataCATACAAAAGCTTATTAGAGTTATATCTTAAAAACTATAACAATAATTGAATATATTCATACAAAGATTCTATATTTCTAAAAGTATTATTACACAAAATCAAAAGCCTACTAATGCTTTACAAAATTTAGTAAGACAATCTAATTCTAAATTTCAACATCATTCTCGTCCTACACTGGATATCAACGAAAACATTTTCATCTGCTCACACCATTAATGtgataattacaaataaaaaaacacaaaaacagacaaacaaaaaagaaagagtaaGTTAATATACTTAAAACAATCATATATCACGTTTATAGAAGTAGACATATAACATAAGTTAATCAATCGATCCTAAGATAtacaatttttctctttgaaCTTTACTATCCgaatacatgtattgatattgAACTCTAGGGGTCTTGCACCCGGTGATGGTGAAATAACCCACCAACACATACTACCCAAACTGAGGTTAATCCCTTAAACATCTATAGCCAAGAAACAACCACTAGGCTAAGGACCTCTTACTACTCTTCACGACATAATcatccttctctacttgagatcaTAAGATATTAAGAGTGTCAAGATAACCCTTAATACAAAGCTACTATGCCTATAAATACATTATACATAATCAACTTAAGAACTTTTCCTTGAAATTCTTATTATGCCATATA
This genomic stretch from Vigna radiata var. radiata cultivar VC1973A chromosome 7, Vradiata_ver6, whole genome shotgun sequence harbors:
- the LOC106766060 gene encoding putative pentatricopeptide repeat-containing protein At5g40405, whose amino-acid sequence is MKCLKRIAKHPTISLLISCTTLKEVKQIHGQLVVKGTLNKPHFHGQFVATIALHNTTNLLQYANKILHSQQSNPTLFTLNSMIRAYSKSSTPSKSFHFYTYILHSNTLSPDNYTFTFLLRTCAQLHLHFTGLCVHAALIKYGFEHDPHVQTGLVFMYAELGCLSSCYGVFEGVAEPDLVSQTAMLHACAKCGDVDFARKLFDEMPERDYVAWNAMIAGYAQSGKPIEALDMFRLMQLEGVKLNEVSMVLVLFACTQLGALDQGRWVHAYVERYKVGMTVTLGTALLDMYAKCGNIDKAMEVFWGMKERNVYTWSSAIGGLAMNGLGEESLDLFYTMKREGVQPNGVTFISVLKGCSVVGLVEEGRKHFDAMRSVYGIDPQLEHYGLMVDIYGRAGRVEEALNFINCMPMKPHVGAWSALLHACRVCKNKELGEVALKKIVELEDKNDSAYVLLSNIYAEYKNWERVSSLRQTMKAKGVRKLPGCSVIEADGEVHEFIVGDKSHPRYGEIELKLEEISRCLSVAGYVADTNPVLFDIEEEEKEDALSKHSEKIAIAFGLISLKDVPIRVVMNLRICWDCHNVAKMISKIFNREIIIRDRNRFHHFKQGECSCKDYW